In the genome of Tsukamurella paurometabola DSM 20162, the window TCGCCCGAGGCGACGGCCGCGAGCAGATCGTCGGGGCTGCCGGCGCGAGGCGGGTCGCCGGCTTCGCGCAGCCGGTCCAGTTCGCGATAGACCGCCGGGGTGCTCAGACCCTCGCGGGCCAGCGCCAAGGTCCAGTGGAACTCCCCGCGGGACAACGCCGGAATCAGTTGCTCGCCGCGACCTGTTCCCAGTGCGGTACCGCCGTGCAGCGAGAACGGCACATCGGAGCCGAGTGTCGCGGCGATCTCATCGAGTTCGGAACGGGACAGGTCGAGGTGCCACAGGGTGGCTGCGCCGAGGAGCGCAGCCGCCGCATCCGCCGAACCGCCGGCCATCCCACCCGCGACCGGAATCCCCTTGGCGATCTCGATCCGCACCGCCGGGTCGAGTCCGTACCGCTCGGCGAGCGCGGCGACCGCGCGGGCGGCGAGATTGGTGGAGTCGGTGGGCACATCGCGCGCGCCCTCTCCGGACACGTGCAGACTGAGCTCGTCGGCGCGCGCGAGGGACACCTCGTCGTGCAGGGACAACGCCTGGAAGACGGTCTGCAACTCGTGGAAACCGTCGGGGCGCACATCGCCGACGCCGAGATGCAGGTTCACCTTCGCGGGCGCGCGAACGGTGAGCGACGGGGGTACCACGGACAGCACGCGGTCCAGACTACGGGGCGCAGGCCCGATCGTCGCCGAAGCCGGTCCGCTCGTTCTTCGCTCGCGCGATCGCCGCGAACTGGTCGACGGTGAGCTTCTCGCCGCGCTCACGCGGGTCGACGCCCGCGGCCACCAACGCCTCCTCAGCGAGGGCGGGGGAACCCGCCCAGCCGGACAGCGCCGCCCGCAGAGTCTTGCGGCGCTGCGCGAATGCACCGTCGATCGCCGCCCACAGGTCGGCGCGGGGCACATCGGGCCGGTCGGCGGGGTCGTGCAGATCGATCCGGACCAGCCCCGATTCCACATTGGGCTCGGGCCAGAAGACCGCCCGCCCGACGGTACCGGCCTTGCGCACGGCGCCGTAGTAGGCCGCTTTGACCGACGGGACGCCGTACACCCGGGAGCCCGGGCCGGCAGCGAGCCGGTCGGCCACCTCGAGCTGCACCATGACCAGCACGGTACGCAGCGTGGGCACCTCGGCGAGCAGGTGCAGCAACACCGGTACCGCGACGTTGTACGGCAGGTTCGCCACCAGCACCGTGGGAGCACCGCGATCACGGCCCGTCGCGGCGACCAGCTGCTCACCCGTCACCTTCAGCGCGTCCTCGCCGATCACCGTGAGGTTGCCGGCGAGCTCGGGAGCGCGGTCGCCCACTGTCTGCGGAAGTTGCTGCGCCAGTACGGGATCGATCTCGACGGCGGTCACCGCTGCGGCGGCGTCGAGCAGCGCGAGGGTCAGGGAGCCCAGGCCGGGACCGACTTCGAGGGCGATGTCGTCGGGTCGCACGCCCGCGGCGGCGACGATCTTGCGCACCGTGTTCGGGTCGTGGACGAAGTTCTGCCCGAGCTGCTTGGTGGGCCGAACGGACAACTGCCCGGCCAGGCCGCGGATCTCCGCGGGGCCGAGCAGTCGAGCCTGATTCTTGAATTCGGCGCCGGTCACAACGGCTGAGTCTACTTACTCCGAGTTGCCGGACAGGCCCAGCTTCGACGAGCAGGACGGCCACGCGCCCCAGCCCTGCGCCTTGAGCGTCTTGCGCGCGATGTCGATCTGCTCCTCGCGGGTCGCGAGGTCGGCGCGCGGCGCGTACTTGCCGCCGCCGTGCCGCAGCCAGGTGCCGTAGTCGAACTGCACCCCGCCGTAGAAGCCGTTACCGGTATTGATCGACCAGTTGCCGGTCGACTCGCACTGCACCAGCTTGTCCCACACCGAACCCTGGGGCACGTACGGCGCACCCGGGGCCGTGCCCACGGCGGTCACGCCCGGGACACCCGGCTCGGTGACCGTGGACGAGAGCTTCTCGCGGGAGACGACCTTGCCGTTCACCACGTGCTCGCGGTACTGCACGTCCTGCTTACCGGGCTTACCCGGATCCTTGATCTCGGTCTTGCCGTTGGTCAGCTTCGGATCGTCGATCTTCTTCGGCGGCGCCGTATACGGCTCGGAGACGGTGACGTCCGTGACACGGTTGCGGACCACGTTGATGGTCATGCCGGGGCGGATCGGGGCCGACGCGGCGGGAGTCACCGAGTCCTGCTGGATCAGCGGGGCGCCCATCTTGGCGAGGTATTCGCCCACGGTGCGGCCGGCGGCGGAGGCCTCGACCTTCGTGCCACTATCGGTGACCACCAGCGGAACCGGGGTGACCACGGAGACGGCGGCACCGTCGAGCGGGACCGGTGCGTCGGCGGGAACCGAGACGAAGTTCTTGGGATCCCCCAGGCCGGCGGAGGCGAGCGCCGCCCCCATCGACAGGTCGGTGGTCTTGACGGTGCGCACGGTGCCGTTGACGTTGACCGCGATATCGCGGGCGTGCTGCACGGTGATCGGCTGGTCGGAGGAGACCGACTGGTTCAGCGCCGGGGTCACCTTGTCGTCCGCGCCGGCGGCGATACCCGCGGAGTTGAGGATCGACTTCACCGAGCGGCTCATCGTGGAGACCTCACGCGGCTGGCCGTCGACGGTGACCGTGACTTCGGTGTACATCGCGGCCGCGGTACCGCCGCCGGCCATCACGGCCACCAGCATCGCACCGGTCAGGGCGCGGACGGGGCCGTTCTCCAGGCGGGTCGCTACGCCCTGCAGACGGGACTTCGACGGTGCCGACTCGGTCTCGGGCGCCTCGTCGGTCGCGGGCTCCTCGACGGTCGCGGGCTCCTCGACGGTGGCGGGCTCGGCCTCGGCGGTCGCGATGTCGGCGGCCTCGTCGCCGTAGACCTCGGCCTCGAGGTCCAGGATCTCCTGGTCGACCTGGAGGTCGACGGTGCTGCCGTCGATTCCGGAGATGCGCCGCTGCACGCGAGCGACATCGAATTCCGCGGTGCGCTGACCGGTGGCGGGGAGGACTTCGGGGCCCGACTGGGCGCCGTCTCGCTGATCCGCCGTTGTGGTGTTGTCTGCGTCGAGCTCAGGCACTATGACTTCCCGGATGGTGGACTGCGAGTGATCACGTGGCGACGTTTCGGTCGCCGTTACATCACGGTACGGTAACGGAGAAGCTGGCGCCATGCCAGTCTCCATTCATATTCGCAGGTCAGAAGCGTGGCCCGAAGACACGCTCGGCGGTCGCGGTGGTCGAGGCCGCAACCTCCTCCGGGGTGCTCCCGCGCAGCTCCGCGAGGAATCGCGCGGTGTACGGGATGCAATAGGACTCGTTCGGAGTGCCACGGAACGGGTGCGGGGTGAGATAGGGGGCGTCGGTCTCGACGAGGAACTGATCGTCGGGCACCAGACGCGCGGCTTCCTGCAGGTCCGTCGCGTTGGAGAAGGTGACGGTGCCGGAGAAGCTCAGCACGTAGCCGCGCTCGACGCACTCACGGGCCATCGCCGCATCGCCGGAGAAGCAGTGGAAGATCACCGTCTCCGGCGCACCGAACCGCTCCAGGTCGGCCAGGATGTCGGCATCGGCATCGCGATTGTGGATCATCAGCGGCTTGTCGAGCCGCTTCGCGAGGTCGATGTGCCATGCGAAGGCGGTGTGCTGCTGATCCGGTGTCGCCACGTCTTCGCGCTTGCCCAGCCAGTACCAGTCGAGGCCGGTCTCTCCGATGGCGACGCAGCGCGGGTCGGCGGCCAGCCGCTCCAGTTCCTCCGGCGCGCCGTCCAACTCCAGCTGGTGCGCGTCGGTCGGGTGCAGAGCCACCGCCGCGTACACCCGTTCGTCCCAGCGCGAGGCGTCGATCACGTACCGGGCCTGCTCCAGGTCACAGGCGACGGTGACCACACGATCCACGCCCACCGACGCGGCGCGGTCGACCAGGGTGCGCACGTCCTCGGGGGTGCGAGCCCGGCAGCCGTCGAGGTGCGTGTGGGCATCGACCAGACCGCGCAGCGGTTCGGGCAGCGGAGGCGGCGGCTTCTTCTTCCCCATGCCTGTCATTGTTCCCCCACGTACGCCTGCGCCCGACACGGGGACTGTTTCGATCCGTTCCTGTTTAATCCGGTGTTAAGCGCCCGCGAAGCAGTAGCTGGTCGACTCGGCGCAACCGAACCGAGGAGCACATCCCATGAAGAAGTCCGTCCTGCCGGTGCTGGTCGTCGCGAGCGCCGTGCTCGCCGCGTGCGGCACCACCGTCACCGGGGAACCCGGCGCGGCGCCGAGCGCCTCGTCGTCCACCGTGGCCGCACCGTCGGTGGCGGTACCCGCCGGCCTCGATACCGGCACCTACCCGACCACGCCCCGCACCATCGCGCCCGCGTCGAACGAGACCGCGCGGATCGTCGAGGGTAACCGGATGGCGGACGCACTGATCCAGGTCGACCAGATCGATCCGCGCCTGACCATCGGCGGCGCCGCGCTGCGCTCGTTCCCGGTGCTCAGCGGCATCCAGCTCAACCAACGTGTTCCCGACGCGACCTATGACGCGTTCACCGACAACCAGATGCAGGTGGGCATGACCACCACCCGCGGCGACGCACTCGAGAACCCGACGGTCGCGGTACGCGTCGGCCTGTACCGGTTCGAGAGCCCGCAGAACGCGATCAAGGCCGTCGAGGCGATCCGGAAGGCCACCACGGCCGCGCCGCCGGTGACCATCACCGGCGCGCCGAAGGTACTGGCCAGCGAGTTCAAGAAGGGCACCGTCGACAGCTACCTCGCCGAGGGACAGTTCGTGATCAACGTCAGCGGCACCGGGCCCACCACCGACGCGGCTACCGCCTTCGTGAACAAGGCCTACCAGCTCGAACTTCCCAAGCTCCGCTCCTTCACACCTACGCCGAACGACAAGATCGCCGCCCTCCCCGCCGATAAGGACGGCGTGCTCAGCCGGACCCTGCCGCTCGCCAGCAGCGAACAGGATCCCGAGCTGTCGACCGGGTACTTCGGCCTCGATGGTCTGCTGCACCGGATTCCGGACATCTCCCAGGCCGGCCGCTACCGCGACGCCGGCATCGACCTGGTCGCCCAGGCGGGCAGCGTGGTGTATCGCACGAAGGACGACCAGGCGGCTATCGCTCTCGCCAGGTCGCTGGCGGCGAAGGACAAGCCGATCGCCCAGATCGCCGGACTCCCGTCCACGGTGATCTGCGGCAACGACACCGCCTCCGGCTATTTCCGTTGCTACGTGCCGGTCGGCCGCTACCTGGGCACTGTGAACGCACGGAACGAGGCGATCGCCAAGCAGATGGGCGCCGCGCAGTTCGCCGTTCTGGCGAACGCGCGGTAACCCGGGCGAGGTGTGGCCTAGTCGGCGTCCGGCTCGACGTAGCGCGGGAACACGCCCTGCGGCTTCGGTAGGGCGGTCCCGGGCCGCAGCCGGGTGGCGACGGCCTCGAAGGTCCGCTCGTCGCGCGGCTGCTCCAGCAGGGTGAGCAGTTCCTCCGTCGACTCCGGCATCACCGGCTGCAGCAGCAGCGCAACCTGGCGGACCACCTCGGCGGTCACGTACAGCACCGTCGCCATCCGCGCCGGATCGGACGCCTTGAGTTTCCACGGCTCCTGCGCCGAGAAGTAGCGGTTCGTGTCGGCGAGCACGGCCCAGATCGACTCCAGGTACAGGTGCAGCGCCTGCTGGTCGACGTGGCGCCGCACCGTCGCGAGCAGGTCGTCGGCTTTGGCCAGCAGCGCCGTGTCGTCGGCGGTGAACTCGCCCGGAGCGGGGACGGTTCCGGCGCAGTTCTTATTGATCATCGACAGCGACCGCTGCGCCAGGTTGCCGAGCTCATTGGCTAGGTCGGCGTTGATCCGGCCCACGATGGCCTCGTGGCTGTAGCTGCCGTCCTGGCCGAAACTGACCTCGCGGAGCAGGAAGAAGCGCACCGCGTCGAGGCCGTAGGCGGCGATCAGCTGGTACGGGTCCACCACGTTGCCGACCGACTTGCTCATCTTCTCGCCCTTGTTGAACAGGAATCCGTGGGCGAAGACTCGCTCGGGCAGCTCGATCCCGGCGCTCATCAGGAAGGCCGGCCAATACACGGCGTGGAACCGGATGATGTCCTTGCCGATCATCTGCAGGCGCGGCGGCCAGTACCGGGCGAACTGCTCGGACGAGGTGTCCGGGTAGCCGGACCCGGTGAGGTAGTTGGTGAGCGCGTCGACCCAGACGTACATGACGTGATCGGGGTCGCCGGGCACGGGAACGCCCCAGTCGAACGTGGTGCGGCTGATCGACAGGTCTTTCAGGCCGCCCTTGATGAAGCTGACGATCTCGTTGCGGCGGGTCGCGGGCTCGAGGTACCCGGGATTCGTCTCGAACAGCTCCAGCAGCTTGTCTTGGTACGCCGACAGGCGGAAGAAGTACGAGGCCTCCTCCGTCCACTCCACCGGAGTACCGGTCGAGATCGCGGCGCGGGTGCCGTCCTCCAGCAGCGCGGTCTCGTCCTCGGCGTAGTACGCCTCGTCACGCACCGAGTACCACCCGGCGAAGGTGTCGAGGTAGATGTCTCCGCGTGCGGCGAGCTTCTCCCAGATCGCTTGCGAGGCCGCGTAGTGATCGGTGTCGGTGGTGCGGATGAACCGGTCGAACGTCGAG includes:
- a CDS encoding 4-(cytidine 5'-diphospho)-2-C-methyl-D-erythritol kinase, which encodes MLSVVPPSLTVRAPAKVNLHLGVGDVRPDGFHELQTVFQALSLHDEVSLARADELSLHVSGEGARDVPTDSTNLAARAVAALAERYGLDPAVRIEIAKGIPVAGGMAGGSADAAAALLGAATLWHLDLSRSELDEIAATLGSDVPFSLHGGTALGTGRGEQLIPALSRGEFHWTLALAREGLSTPAVYRELDRLREAGDPPRAGSPDDLLAAVASGDPNRLAPLLANDLQAAALSLQPGLRRTLRAGMEAGALAGIVSGSGPTCAFLCINGESAVEVGSELAGAGVCRTVRVASGPVPGAEVLR
- the rsmA gene encoding 16S rRNA (adenine(1518)-N(6)/adenine(1519)-N(6))-dimethyltransferase RsmA gives rise to the protein MTGAEFKNQARLLGPAEIRGLAGQLSVRPTKQLGQNFVHDPNTVRKIVAAAGVRPDDIALEVGPGLGSLTLALLDAAAAVTAVEIDPVLAQQLPQTVGDRAPELAGNLTVIGEDALKVTGEQLVAATGRDRGAPTVLVANLPYNVAVPVLLHLLAEVPTLRTVLVMVQLEVADRLAAGPGSRVYGVPSVKAAYYGAVRKAGTVGRAVFWPEPNVESGLVRIDLHDPADRPDVPRADLWAAIDGAFAQRRKTLRAALSGWAGSPALAEEALVAAGVDPRERGEKLTVDQFAAIARAKNERTGFGDDRACAP
- a CDS encoding resuscitation-promoting factor; translated protein: MPELDADNTTTADQRDGAQSGPEVLPATGQRTAEFDVARVQRRISGIDGSTVDLQVDQEILDLEAEVYGDEAADIATAEAEPATVEEPATVEEPATDEAPETESAPSKSRLQGVATRLENGPVRALTGAMLVAVMAGGGTAAAMYTEVTVTVDGQPREVSTMSRSVKSILNSAGIAAGADDKVTPALNQSVSSDQPITVQHARDIAVNVNGTVRTVKTTDLSMGAALASAGLGDPKNFVSVPADAPVPLDGAAVSVVTPVPLVVTDSGTKVEASAAGRTVGEYLAKMGAPLIQQDSVTPAASAPIRPGMTINVVRNRVTDVTVSEPYTAPPKKIDDPKLTNGKTEIKDPGKPGKQDVQYREHVVNGKVVSREKLSSTVTEPGVPGVTAVGTAPGAPYVPQGSVWDKLVQCESTGNWSINTGNGFYGGVQFDYGTWLRHGGGKYAPRADLATREEQIDIARKTLKAQGWGAWPSCSSKLGLSGNSE
- a CDS encoding TatD family hydrolase, encoding MGKKKPPPPLPEPLRGLVDAHTHLDGCRARTPEDVRTLVDRAASVGVDRVVTVACDLEQARYVIDASRWDERVYAAVALHPTDAHQLELDGAPEELERLAADPRCVAIGETGLDWYWLGKREDVATPDQQHTAFAWHIDLAKRLDKPLMIHNRDADADILADLERFGAPETVIFHCFSGDAAMARECVERGYVLSFSGTVTFSNATDLQEAARLVPDDQFLVETDAPYLTPHPFRGTPNESYCIPYTARFLAELRGSTPEEVAASTTATAERVFGPRF
- a CDS encoding DUF7373 family lipoprotein, whose translation is MKKSVLPVLVVASAVLAACGTTVTGEPGAAPSASSSTVAAPSVAVPAGLDTGTYPTTPRTIAPASNETARIVEGNRMADALIQVDQIDPRLTIGGAALRSFPVLSGIQLNQRVPDATYDAFTDNQMQVGMTTTRGDALENPTVAVRVGLYRFESPQNAIKAVEAIRKATTAAPPVTITGAPKVLASEFKKGTVDSYLAEGQFVINVSGTGPTTDAATAFVNKAYQLELPKLRSFTPTPNDKIAALPADKDGVLSRTLPLASSEQDPELSTGYFGLDGLLHRIPDISQAGRYRDAGIDLVAQAGSVVYRTKDDQAAIALARSLAAKDKPIAQIAGLPSTVICGNDTASGYFRCYVPVGRYLGTVNARNEAIAKQMGAAQFAVLANAR
- the metG gene encoding methionine--tRNA ligase; the encoded protein is MAADKAFYVTTAIAYPNGVPHIGHAYEYIATDTIARFKRLDGFDVFFLTGTDEHGLKMQQAAAKEGIETKALADRNAAAFEALQRAVGSTFDRFIRTTDTDHYAASQAIWEKLAARGDIYLDTFAGWYSVRDEAYYAEDETALLEDGTRAAISTGTPVEWTEEASYFFRLSAYQDKLLELFETNPGYLEPATRRNEIVSFIKGGLKDLSISRTTFDWGVPVPGDPDHVMYVWVDALTNYLTGSGYPDTSSEQFARYWPPRLQMIGKDIIRFHAVYWPAFLMSAGIELPERVFAHGFLFNKGEKMSKSVGNVVDPYQLIAAYGLDAVRFFLLREVSFGQDGSYSHEAIVGRINADLANELGNLAQRSLSMINKNCAGTVPAPGEFTADDTALLAKADDLLATVRRHVDQQALHLYLESIWAVLADTNRYFSAQEPWKLKASDPARMATVLYVTAEVVRQVALLLQPVMPESTEELLTLLEQPRDERTFEAVATRLRPGTALPKPQGVFPRYVEPDAD